From Clostridiales bacterium, one genomic window encodes:
- the adhE gene encoding bifunctional acetaldehyde-CoA/alcohol dehydrogenase, with protein MKRDRRVVDSIEALDDALLRVGRAQEKFSSYTQEQVDKIFKAAALAANQARIPLAKMAVEETGMGIVEDKVIKNHFAAEYIYNKYKNEKTCGVIEEDASYGIKKIAEPIGVIAAVIPTTNPTSTAIFKTLISLKTRNGIIISPHPRAKKSTIEAAKIVLEAAVSAGAPEGIISWVDVPSLELTTHLMHEADIILATGGPGMVESAYSSGKPAIGVGAGNTPAVIDETADITLAVNSIIHSKTFDNGMICASEQSVIVSSKIYDKVKKEFENRGCYILSADEIDKVRKTIIIHGALNAKIVGQKAHTIANLAGISVPPDTKILIGEVESVDISEEFAREKLSPVLAMYKAKSFDDAVEKAHRLILDGGLGHTASIYINVDTEKEKIEKFYNKMRTCRVIINTPSSHGGIGDIYNFALAPSLTLGCGSFGRNSVSENVGVKHLLNIKIVAERKNNMLWLRVPEKVYIKRGCLPVALEELRDVLGKKKVFIVTDKFLFDNGYTKVVTKKLDELGIGHTIFSDVAPDPNLACAKEGAKLMSSYNPDCIIAIGGGSAMDAAKVMWVLYEHPEVDFFDMAMRFMDIRKRVYTFPRMGDKAYFIAVPTTAGTGSEVTPFAVITDEKTGIKYPLADYELLPKMAIVDADMMMNAPRGLTSASGVDALVHSIEAYVSMLATEFTDAYALEAIKLIFEYLPRAYKNGAADPEAREKMAHAATIAGIAFANAFLGIGHSMGHKLGAFHHLPHGITVALVLNEVMKYNSVEVPEKMGTFPQYGYPNALARYAKIAEAIGISGKDNKDKFNKLLKKIDELKDSIGVKHTIKDYGISEKEFLKTLDQMSEQAFDDQCTGANPRYPLISDIKELYLKAYYGGER; from the coding sequence ATGAAGAGAGACAGAAGAGTAGTAGATAGTATTGAAGCATTGGACGATGCTCTTTTAAGAGTTGGGCGAGCACAGGAGAAATTTTCATCTTACACCCAAGAACAAGTTGATAAAATATTTAAAGCGGCTGCGTTAGCTGCCAATCAAGCAAGGATACCTCTTGCGAAAATGGCAGTAGAGGAGACTGGTATGGGAATAGTAGAGGACAAAGTTATAAAGAATCATTTTGCAGCGGAATATATATATAATAAGTACAAGAATGAGAAGACGTGTGGTGTTATAGAAGAAGATGCATCATATGGAATAAAAAAGATAGCAGAGCCAATAGGAGTAATTGCGGCAGTTATTCCGACAACAAATCCAACATCTACTGCTATATTTAAGACATTGATCTCATTGAAAACGAGAAATGGAATAATAATAAGTCCGCATCCAAGAGCGAAGAAATCCACAATAGAGGCGGCAAAGATTGTGTTAGAGGCGGCAGTTTCAGCAGGTGCTCCCGAAGGAATAATATCGTGGGTAGATGTACCGTCGCTTGAGTTAACGACGCATTTGATGCATGAGGCAGATATTATTTTGGCTACAGGTGGTCCTGGTATGGTTGAGTCTGCGTATTCAAGTGGAAAACCGGCTATAGGTGTTGGTGCAGGTAATACACCAGCGGTGATAGATGAAACAGCGGATATTACATTAGCAGTTAATTCTATCATACATTCCAAGACATTTGATAACGGAATGATTTGTGCTTCTGAGCAATCGGTTATAGTATCTAGTAAAATATATGATAAAGTAAAAAAAGAGTTCGAAAATCGTGGATGCTACATATTAAGTGCAGATGAGATAGATAAGGTTCGAAAGACTATAATAATACACGGTGCATTAAATGCGAAGATAGTGGGCCAAAAGGCTCATACTATAGCAAATCTTGCCGGTATTTCGGTTCCACCTGATACAAAAATATTAATAGGCGAAGTGGAAAGTGTTGATATTTCAGAGGAGTTTGCGAGAGAGAAATTATCGCCAGTATTAGCAATGTATAAAGCAAAAAGTTTCGATGATGCGGTGGAAAAAGCACATAGATTAATATTAGATGGAGGATTAGGACATACAGCATCTATATATATAAATGTGGATACAGAAAAGGAAAAAATAGAAAAATTTTATAATAAAATGAGGACATGTAGAGTTATTATCAATACTCCATCATCCCACGGAGGTATAGGAGATATATATAATTTTGCATTAGCGCCATCGCTTACACTAGGTTGTGGTAGTTTTGGACGAAATTCAGTTTCAGAGAACGTTGGTGTCAAGCATTTGCTTAATATAAAAATTGTTGCAGAAAGGAAGAACAATATGCTTTGGTTAAGGGTTCCGGAAAAAGTTTATATAAAGAGAGGTTGCCTTCCAGTAGCATTGGAGGAGCTAAGGGATGTGTTAGGCAAGAAGAAAGTGTTTATAGTAACAGATAAATTTTTGTTTGATAACGGATACACAAAGGTTGTTACAAAAAAGCTAGATGAATTAGGAATAGGGCATACTATTTTTTCTGATGTTGCGCCAGATCCAAATCTTGCTTGTGCAAAAGAGGGAGCAAAGCTTATGAGTAGTTATAATCCAGATTGCATTATAGCTATAGGTGGAGGATCTGCGATGGATGCAGCAAAGGTAATGTGGGTTTTATATGAACATCCCGAAGTAGATTTCTTTGATATGGCTATGAGATTTATGGATATAAGAAAGAGGGTTTATACATTCCCTCGTATGGGAGATAAGGCATATTTTATAGCGGTTCCAACAACAGCAGGAACAGGATCGGAAGTTACACCATTTGCGGTAATTACAGATGAGAAGACAGGTATAAAGTATCCGTTGGCAGATTATGAGTTATTGCCAAAGATGGCTATAGTGGATGCTGATATGATGATGAATGCACCTCGTGGATTAACTAGTGCATCTGGAGTAGACGCATTAGTACATTCAATAGAGGCGTATGTTTCTATGCTTGCAACTGAATTCACAGATGCGTATGCATTAGAGGCAATAAAGCTCATATTTGAGTATTTGCCAAGGGCATATAAGAATGGAGCAGCGGATCCAGAGGCTAGAGAGAAGATGGCACATGCAGCAACTATTGCAGGAATTGCGTTTGCAAATGCGTTTTTAGGTATAGGTCATTCAATGGGACATAAGCTTGGGGCATTTCATCATTTGCCGCATGGAATTACAGTAGCACTTGTTTTAAATGAGGTTATGAAGTATAATAGTGTTGAGGTACCGGAGAAGATGGGAACATTTCCTCAGTATGGATATCCTAATGCGTTAGCAAGGTATGCTAAGATAGCTGAAGCAATAGGCATTAGCGGTAAAGATAATAAAGATAAGTTTAATAAATTATTGAAAAAAATTGATGAATTAAAAGATAGTATAGGAGTGAAGCATACAATAAAAGATTATGGAATATCTGAAAAGGAATTTCTTAAAACTTTAGACCAGATGAGTGAGCAAGCATTTGATGATCAGTGTACAGGAGCAAATCCTAGGTATCCATTGATAAGCGATATAAAAGAACTATATCTTAAAGCATACTACGGAGGTGAGAGGTAA
- a CDS encoding phosphotransferase, producing the protein MSYNLSNEIRRRKTKTVYKDKDSIIKLFVKNYSKADILNEALILARVEEGCDLNIPKLREVTKIGDRWGLVTEYIEGKNLQEMMDEDPSKMEKYLNIFVDIQLEVLSKSVPLLNQIKDKYTRKLTDTTLIDDSTKYELLQRLDGMKNHTKLCHGDFNPSNVIICPNGKHCIVDWAHATIGNASADAARTFLIFSIEGKEDIAERYLDLFCDKSNISKSNVQRWIPIVAATQMAQGNKKEQEFLRKFIEVFEFE; encoded by the coding sequence ATGTCGTATAATTTGAGTAATGAAATTAGAAGAAGAAAAACAAAGACGGTTTATAAAGATAAAGATAGCATAATAAAATTGTTTGTTAAGAATTATTCAAAGGCAGATATCTTGAATGAGGCACTAATTTTAGCGAGAGTAGAAGAGGGGTGCGATTTAAATATTCCAAAACTTCGTGAAGTAACTAAGATAGGTGATAGATGGGGTTTGGTAACAGAGTATATAGAGGGAAAGAATTTACAAGAGATGATGGATGAAGATCCAAGTAAAATGGAAAAATACCTTAATATTTTTGTAGATATACAGCTAGAGGTATTGTCGAAAAGCGTGCCACTGCTAAATCAGATAAAGGATAAATATACAAGAAAGCTAACAGATACTACATTAATAGACGATAGTACAAAATATGAGTTATTGCAAAGATTAGATGGGATGAAGAATCACACAAAGCTATGTCATGGTGATTTTAATCCAAGCAATGTTATTATATGTCCAAATGGAAAACATTGCATTGTAGATTGGGCGCATGCGACGATAGGAAATGCGTCGGCAGATGCTGCGAGAACATTTCTTATTTTTTCAATAGAAGGCAAGGAAGATATTGCAGAGAGATATTTGGATTTATTCTGTGATAAGAGTAACATAAGTAAAAGTAATGTGCAAAGGTGGATACCGATAGTGGCAGCGACGCAAATGGCCCAAGGAAATAAAAAAGAGCAAGAGTTTTTGCGTAAATTTATAGAGGTATTTGAGTTTGAATAA